Proteins encoded in a region of the Methylobacterium radiotolerans JCM 2831 genome:
- the acs gene encoding acetate--CoA ligase: MEGKVIEVQSAWREGAHVDDAKYREMYAASVADPDAFWAEHGKRIDWMKPFSTVKNTSFEPGKVSIKWFEDGTTNVAHNCIDRHLETRGDQTAIIWEGDNPDEAKHISYRELHAQVCRMANVLRNRGVGKGDRVTLYMPMIPEAAYAMLACARLGAIHAIVFGGFSPDSLASRIQGCGSKVVITADEGLRGGRKVPLKANVDEAIKRLDADLVDHVIVVRRTGGSVAMEAGRDVYYDEAAEQVTDECPAVAVDAEHPLFILYTSGSTGQPKGVVHTTGGYLVYASMTHEYVFDYREGDVYWCTADVGWVTGHSYIVYGPLANGATTLMFEGIPTYPSTSRFWEVVDKHKVNIFYTAPTAIRSLMGGGEGPVKKTSRQSLRVLGSVGEPINPEAWEWYYNVVGDRRCSIVDTWWQTETGGILITPLPGATALKPGSATRPFFGVKPQMVDAEGKVLEGPCEGNLCIADSWPGQMRTVYGDHERFEQTYFSTYPGKYFTGDGARRDADGYYWITGRVDDVINVSGHRMGTAEVESSLVAHPKVAEAAVVGYPHNVKGQGIYAYVTLNDGEEGDDALRKELVTWVRKDIGPIASPDLIQFAPGLPKTRSGKIMRRILRKIAEDDFSSLGDTSTLAEPAVVDDLIENRQNRG, from the coding sequence ATGGAAGGCAAGGTGATCGAGGTCCAATCCGCGTGGCGCGAGGGTGCGCACGTGGACGATGCCAAGTACCGGGAGATGTACGCGGCTTCCGTCGCCGATCCCGACGCGTTCTGGGCCGAGCACGGCAAGCGCATCGACTGGATGAAGCCGTTCTCGACCGTGAAGAACACCAGCTTCGAGCCCGGCAAGGTCTCGATCAAGTGGTTCGAGGACGGCACGACCAACGTCGCCCACAACTGCATCGATCGCCATCTCGAGACCCGGGGCGACCAGACCGCGATCATCTGGGAGGGCGACAACCCCGACGAGGCCAAGCACATCAGCTACCGCGAGCTGCACGCGCAGGTCTGCCGGATGGCCAACGTGCTGCGCAACCGCGGCGTCGGTAAGGGCGACCGCGTCACACTCTACATGCCGATGATTCCGGAGGCCGCCTACGCGATGCTCGCCTGCGCGCGGCTCGGCGCGATCCACGCCATCGTGTTCGGCGGCTTCTCGCCGGACTCCCTCGCCTCGCGCATCCAGGGCTGCGGCTCGAAGGTGGTGATCACCGCCGACGAGGGCCTGCGCGGCGGCCGCAAGGTGCCGCTGAAGGCCAATGTCGACGAGGCGATCAAGCGCCTCGACGCGGACTTGGTCGACCACGTGATCGTCGTGCGCCGCACCGGCGGCAGCGTCGCCATGGAGGCGGGCCGCGACGTCTACTACGACGAGGCCGCCGAGCAGGTGACGGACGAGTGCCCCGCCGTGGCGGTGGATGCCGAGCACCCGCTCTTCATCCTCTACACCTCGGGCTCGACCGGTCAGCCGAAGGGCGTGGTGCACACCACAGGCGGATACCTCGTCTACGCGTCGATGACGCACGAATACGTCTTCGATTACCGCGAGGGCGACGTTTACTGGTGCACGGCCGATGTCGGCTGGGTCACCGGCCACAGCTACATCGTCTACGGGCCGCTCGCGAACGGCGCCACGACGCTGATGTTCGAGGGCATCCCGACCTACCCGTCGACCTCCCGGTTCTGGGAAGTGGTCGACAAGCACAAGGTCAACATCTTCTACACGGCACCGACCGCGATCCGCTCGCTGATGGGCGGCGGCGAGGGCCCGGTCAAGAAGACCTCGCGGCAGTCGCTGCGGGTTCTGGGCTCCGTCGGCGAGCCGATCAACCCGGAAGCCTGGGAATGGTACTACAACGTCGTCGGCGACAGGCGCTGCTCGATCGTCGACACGTGGTGGCAGACCGAGACCGGCGGCATCCTGATCACGCCGCTGCCGGGCGCCACCGCGCTCAAGCCGGGCTCGGCCACACGCCCGTTCTTCGGCGTGAAGCCCCAGATGGTCGACGCCGAGGGCAAGGTGCTGGAAGGGCCGTGCGAGGGCAATCTCTGCATCGCCGATTCCTGGCCGGGCCAGATGCGCACGGTCTACGGCGACCATGAGCGCTTCGAGCAGACCTACTTCTCGACCTATCCGGGCAAGTACTTCACCGGCGACGGCGCCCGGCGGGACGCCGACGGCTACTACTGGATCACCGGCCGAGTGGACGACGTCATCAACGTCTCGGGTCACCGCATGGGCACCGCCGAGGTCGAGTCGTCGCTGGTCGCCCACCCGAAGGTCGCCGAGGCGGCGGTGGTGGGATACCCGCACAACGTGAAGGGCCAGGGCATCTACGCCTACGTGACCCTCAACGACGGCGAGGAGGGCGACGACGCCCTGCGCAAGGAGCTCGTGACCTGGGTCCGCAAGGACATCGGGCCGATCGCCTCGCCGGACCTGATCCAGTTCGCCCCCGGCCTGCCCAAGACCCGTTCGGGCAAGATCATGCGCCGGATCCTGCGCAAGATCGCCGAGGACGATTTCAGCTCGCTCGGCGACACCTCGACGCTGGCCGAGCCGGCCGTCGTCGACGACCTGATCGAGAACCGGCAGAACCGGGGCTGA
- a CDS encoding PAS domain-containing protein, translated as MTPTATAVPAGLANAFATWERLPALAAALAARDAVHLVIDPTDARILSASEAAAGLAESLAGPALAGLNRQIAAAVAGDAAPRLARLRLDARRIAPPVLCWLARGAQADGRPAILVVPTAPVSAGRARPARPVEAPVEPRAAPSGAEGAPPLQPQSPSTVPLRRDDRFLWRLDAAGVLTTLTGPEALSGLVGQRWQDLAASGRLSGADAVLAALRDRRTFRGEPAVLDAGTGAFRVDLSGAPLGRGDAAFSGFGGFGLIRSVPAAPPEPTPEAVREPTPIATPEPAACEDAGAAIVPAEPGEVAIPVGVDADPVAAPLSNDEHAAFREIARALGARYAGDEAESGSPRTESGSVMPFPAPQAGPAETRAVSDDVGADPDTAEIAPVDDAAPAPATDLLGGLPLPVLVHRNGTIVAANGAFLDLTGYPDLPSLARVGFSGLLPGLPAAEAPEPSARRTTVTTADGGARPVELLGGALPWAGATATCLVARPVEEADVADALRAERLARAAQTERTASAEATLDALETGVVTVDAAGRIVALNRAATDLFGCDPREIVGSTFVTLFDGDSVLTVADALRGAAPGRRVVRLAGAPVSLTVAAGQGRRVVQIGRAESEAAERAAEGRPDPAPARADALGRLEGAVRQPLTGIIDLAAAMLKEPFGPLGDARYRGCLAEIKASGEAMRERVGKLLDLAAVEAGSLHLEPRALDLNDVVASCVARLQGEAARGRIVMRTSFSTDIGDLEADERSVSRAASLVIENAIRRSTAGSQIIVSTGSTERAGIAVRVRDTGAGHAPRSEAPQDDVEDGLALPRALVEANGGRLELSARPEDGTLVEIIMPTRRAANG; from the coding sequence GTGACACCGACGGCCACTGCAGTCCCGGCCGGGCTGGCGAATGCCTTCGCGACCTGGGAGCGGCTGCCCGCCCTGGCGGCCGCGCTGGCCGCGCGCGACGCCGTGCATCTCGTGATCGATCCGACGGACGCGCGGATCCTGTCCGCGTCCGAAGCGGCGGCCGGTCTCGCCGAGTCGCTGGCCGGCCCCGCCCTCGCCGGTCTGAACCGGCAGATCGCGGCGGCGGTGGCGGGCGACGCCGCGCCCCGCCTCGCGCGCCTGCGCCTCGATGCCCGCCGGATCGCGCCGCCTGTTCTGTGCTGGCTTGCGCGGGGCGCGCAGGCCGACGGCCGGCCCGCGATCCTCGTCGTCCCGACCGCGCCGGTGTCGGCGGGCCGCGCCCGTCCCGCCCGCCCGGTCGAGGCTCCGGTCGAACCGCGCGCCGCGCCTTCTGGGGCGGAGGGCGCGCCACCCCTTCAGCCGCAATCGCCCTCAACGGTGCCGCTGCGGCGCGACGACCGCTTCCTGTGGCGCCTCGATGCCGCGGGTGTCCTGACCACGCTCACCGGCCCGGAGGCCCTGTCCGGGCTGGTCGGGCAGCGCTGGCAGGATCTGGCCGCGAGCGGGCGACTCTCCGGCGCCGACGCCGTGCTGGCGGCCCTGCGCGACCGGCGCACCTTCCGCGGCGAACCGGCGGTACTCGATGCCGGCACCGGAGCGTTCCGGGTCGATCTGTCGGGCGCCCCGCTGGGGCGGGGCGACGCGGCCTTCTCGGGCTTCGGCGGCTTCGGTCTGATCCGGAGCGTCCCGGCCGCGCCTCCGGAGCCGACCCCCGAGGCAGTACGGGAGCCGACGCCGATTGCGACACCGGAGCCCGCAGCCTGTGAGGATGCGGGGGCCGCGATAGTCCCGGCCGAGCCCGGCGAGGTCGCTATCCCTGTCGGGGTGGACGCGGACCCCGTCGCCGCGCCGCTGTCGAACGACGAGCACGCCGCGTTCCGCGAGATCGCCCGGGCGCTGGGGGCCCGCTACGCCGGCGACGAGGCCGAATCCGGTTCGCCCAGGACCGAGAGCGGTTCGGTGATGCCGTTCCCCGCTCCACAGGCCGGTCCGGCGGAGACCCGCGCCGTCTCGGACGATGTCGGGGCGGACCCGGACACGGCGGAGATCGCACCGGTCGACGACGCGGCACCGGCGCCCGCGACCGATCTCCTCGGCGGATTGCCGCTGCCGGTGCTGGTCCATCGAAACGGCACGATCGTCGCGGCGAACGGCGCCTTCCTGGACCTGACCGGCTATCCTGATCTGCCGAGCCTCGCGCGCGTCGGGTTCTCGGGATTGCTGCCCGGTCTTCCCGCGGCGGAAGCACCCGAGCCGTCCGCACGCCGCACGACCGTCACGACGGCCGACGGCGGCGCCCGCCCCGTGGAACTGCTGGGGGGTGCCCTGCCCTGGGCGGGCGCGACCGCCACGTGCCTGGTCGCGCGCCCCGTCGAGGAGGCCGACGTCGCGGACGCGCTCAGGGCCGAGCGCCTCGCCCGCGCCGCCCAGACCGAGCGGACGGCCAGCGCCGAGGCGACCCTCGACGCGCTGGAAACGGGCGTCGTCACGGTCGACGCGGCCGGGCGCATCGTCGCGCTGAACCGCGCCGCGACCGACCTGTTCGGCTGCGACCCGCGCGAGATCGTCGGCAGCACTTTTGTCACGCTGTTCGACGGGGACAGCGTCCTGACGGTCGCCGATGCCCTTCGCGGCGCGGCGCCCGGGCGGCGCGTCGTGCGCCTCGCCGGGGCGCCCGTGTCGCTGACCGTAGCGGCGGGGCAGGGCCGACGGGTGGTCCAGATCGGGCGGGCCGAGAGCGAGGCGGCGGAGCGGGCCGCCGAGGGCCGCCCGGATCCCGCGCCGGCTCGCGCCGACGCCCTCGGCCGGCTCGAGGGCGCCGTCCGCCAACCGCTGACCGGGATCATCGACCTCGCCGCCGCGATGCTGAAGGAGCCGTTCGGCCCCCTCGGGGACGCGCGCTACAGGGGCTGCCTCGCCGAGATCAAGGCCTCGGGCGAGGCGATGCGGGAGCGCGTCGGGAAGCTCCTGGACCTCGCCGCCGTCGAGGCCGGGTCGCTCCACCTGGAACCGCGCGCCCTCGATCTCAACGACGTGGTGGCGAGCTGCGTCGCCCGGCTCCAGGGCGAGGCGGCCCGGGGCCGCATCGTCATGCGGACGAGCTTCTCCACCGATATCGGCGACCTGGAGGCCGATGAGCGTTCGGTCAGCCGCGCGGCCAGCTTGGTGATCGAGAACGCGATCCGGCGGTCGACCGCCGGCAGCCAGATCATCGTGTCCACCGGTTCGACGGAGCGGGCGGGTATCGCCGTGCGGGTGCGCGACACCGGTGCCGGCCACGCCCCGCGGTCGGAGGCTCCGCAGGACGATGTCGAGGACGGGCTGGCGCTGCCGCGGGCGCTGGTGGAGGCCAATGGCGGGCGGCTGGAGCTCTCCGCCCGGCCGGAAGACGGCACGCTCGTGGAGATCATCATGCCCACGCGCCGGGCGGCCAACGGCTAG